The Cuculus canorus isolate bCucCan1 chromosome 5, bCucCan1.pri, whole genome shotgun sequence DNA segment GGGAAAATGCTCACAAAAAGACATAGTTGGGACACCAACTGGGGGATCCCGACAGCACCCTCAACCCTGGGTCCATGTGGTTCCCCCAACACAAAGCACCAACCTCTTTTTGGCATGGAAGGTCTGGAGGCCACATCCTGCAGGGAGGATTTCTCCTCCTGGTTTTCATTTATGCTCACCTGTTTTGCCTTGAGCGGCTGCCATTCCTGACAGCGAGTCTGTCTGTCagccaaaggaaaacaggattttcctcccatttttttagaccttttctttctcatagtGTTTCTGTGCCCAGGGTTTACTTGGGGCATGAGGGGTCATGTCATCAAGCAGCCTGGCATGGGAGATGGTGTTTCTGGCAGGCTAAAAGGTTCAAATCTGGACCTTCACTAAGAGCTTTGGCTGGAGCATTTCTATTTGGTCTGAGTCTGCTTGGTCGTAGAGTTTGTTTCATCCTCATcaccaggagaaaaggaggctgaaaggagactttatcactgtctacaactgcctgaaaggagttACCTGGAAGgactccagcactgccctggacaccctctgccagggcctcacctctctgtcagtaaagacatttttcctaatatccaatctaaacctcgcacggtacaacttgaggccatttcctcttgtcctatcgcttgttccttgggagcagagcccagcgcccacctcaccataacctcctttcaggagctgcagagagcgatgaggtctcccctcagcctccttttctcaaggctaaagagccccaggttcctcagccgcctctcacaactcctgttctccagccccttccccagctgccctggacatgctccagcccctcagtgtcgTTCTTGTACTGAGATGTAAGAGCATCCCCTCCCTCTATGTTGCCCCAGACCACCTCCAcgctgcttccctgggcactgAGCGGTGTCTTAGCATCCCAAAGGCCTATTGAAAGCATCACCTCAACCATCTCCCAAGCAGCTCGTGTAGCCATCAGCTCCAGCAAAGCATCTTCTCCTTGGGACCCACCTGGCACCAGCGCTGATGATGGTGGCATTTCCCAGTGTCgccagtgctgctgccagtgccTCGGTGTATCCATCGCCCGCCAGCTCGGCGGGAGGTGGGACAGCTTGCTCCAGGAAGGCATTGCCCTCAGCACCCTCAAAGACCACGTACGCAGCCCCCAGAGCCTGCCGCAGGTGCTGGGCACGTGCCAGGAACCAGCTCAGCGCTGCCTCACTGGTGACGTTCAGGCGGGCGCAAAGCTGCCCCTTCCACGTGGTCAGCAGTGGGACCTGCGGCACAGGATGGAAATTGCTGTCAGACACACAGAATAGCCCAAAACCCCGGGGTGTGAGGCTTTAGATGCTCACTCTGCCTTCATCCTGCCCTACCGCCATGGGCACCATCGCAGTGCAACTCAAAGAGGTGTAAACTCCCTctcaacccccccaaaaatctCCGAGTTTGTGGGAAACCGGCAGAGTAAAATCCCAGCAGAAAGGGAATGGGGGGATTTTATGAACGCTGACttgacagaatcacagaatcctggggtggtttgggttggaagggacctcacagcccatccagtcccacccctgccatgggcagggacacctcccactggatcaggggctccaagccccatccaacctggcctggaacccctccagggatggggcagccaccactgctctgggcaccctgggccagggcctccccacctgaacagcaaaacagttctgcctcagatctcatctcaatctcccgtcttgcagctcaaaactgttcctcctcatcccatccctgccttcGCTGATCCAGAGCGCctttccagctctcctggagcctctttcagtcctggaagctgctctaaagtctccccacagccttctcttctccaggctgaacaaccccagctctctcaacctgtccttagatgggaagtgctccagccctcggatctTCTCCGTCGCCTCCTCctgttaaaatatcttttggAACTGGACATTTGAAAGCTGTTTCCTTAGGACCCAGGAGAAAAGCTGCTCCCTCAGCATCAGTTTGCCCCCACAGGGTTTCCCTAACACCAGAGGATCAGGTTGTCCCCCTCTGCAGGTATTGATCcggtttggttttggttttaggtGGAGCAGCAGGTTCAGGGGTTGGTCTCGTACCGCACAGCTGCCAGCGCGGGGCTGCAGGCTCAGCCAGTGGCTCGCGGTGTCACCGTCCCGGAGCGAGCGCAGGAAGAGCGGGGAGGCGATGCTGGTGTACGGGGACAGTGTGATGGAGAGCTGCAGCGGGGCAGCGTCCCAGGCGTGGGCCACCTCGTGCCTCTTCCTCCGCTGTGCAGGAACGTCATCCTGCAGGGGGGGaaaggtgggaaaagggggttGGTGGCAGTGGCGAAGCCATCAAGCATCAGCTGCTTGGCTTGACATATCCCTCTCccgaagctgctgaagagggtGACTGCTTTGCCGAGAtgtggggtggaggggagaCAGAGGTGTGGTGGCCACATCAAAGCCCACGCGTGCGGCAAGGATGAGTGGGGCAGAATGAGCTCGCCATGATGTCTCTGCCACTCATTTGCCTATTGGGATGATCAAAGTGACCCTCAGTCCCCTCCCGCATATCAACACACGTATGGGCAGAGTTCCACCATAGCCACAGGACAAAGAATCAGAGGTGACCCTGAAAATGGgagtattaataagatttatgAATAGAAACCAATATATGTTGTACTTGGGTGACTTGTGGTAACTGTGGGGTTTGTGTGTTGGGAATGGCTTGATGTATGACCCTGGAGTTTTTCGGATCCCTACATGTTGGTGGAGGCTGCGCCGGCAGGGGATGAAGCAGCCCACCGTGTCCCTTACATGCAGCACCACTGAccaaagggaaagaagataAGGAGCTGAACAGACTGATACCCGAGCTGTTCTCACTCTAGAAgggactataagagaatgagaggagtGGGTCATCATCACAGCTCTTTCTCAGCTGGTCTGAAACCCCCACTGATGTCAACATCCCATGATGGATCCAATCCCTCTGAGCCCTTGAGTGGCTGCAAAAGCTTCACCTGCAGGTACTTCATGGGAACATCTgaaaagactttatcactgaactcCAGACAGGTAGTAGAGTCCCTCACAAACacttataggatgctaatatcAGTCTAGACTTAAACTTATGCTCTTGACTTAGGACTGTAACATCATAGGTTATGAACTAAATGTTAGGTGCAGTTTTGAGTCCTGCTCTGTCTCCCTTGGCGTGTGACAGGCATCACCGCCTGTGTGGGATGGAACCCCAAACCGAGCACCCCTTCCCTGGCAGGGGAGGCCCCCGTGCACCATCACAGCCCCCGTCCCATAAAACGAGTTTGTTTCCATTCTACATGGAGGGATTTACAGGGAGGGCAGCTCTCCATTTGCCTTTGGAGCCCAAGGGCAGGACAGGACGTACCGCAGCAGCCAGGACAGCAGTGCCGTGCTCCCCCAGGGCCAGGACCCCCTCCTCGAGGTGATGCCGCTTCAGTCTCTTGGCCAGTGCCCTCAAACCTCGCTTTATTTTGGCAGCCGAACCCTCTGGGCCGTGGTAGTGCCAAATCGGAGACCTGCGTGGTGGAAAGAGTCGTGAGGGTCACACCTCGTGCTCAGGGCGGTGACCAGGACAAGGGTTTGGAAAGCAGCCCCCTACCAGGAGGGAGGGAACATCTTACCCCAGGAGAGCCGTGTCCGGCAGCGCCCGCGCCCGCCCTGCGAGCCGGCTGCCCACATGCTGGTGGGCAGCCACGACGTCGGGGCTGAGGCAGAGCAGGTAGCGCAGGGGCTCCGCCGCTCGCCCCGCCGGCGTCTCCAGGCAGAAGTGCCTACTGCTCTCCAGCGAGAGGAAGAGGGGCACATCAGGCGCCACTGTCACCGTCACTCCtttggggagagaggaggaaaatggggTCTCAGAAAGCACCTGGCTCCTCTTGGTCCTCACGCCGGTGGCCACAGGGCCAGGGATGCCCAGGGCAGAGCTTAAGTGGTACCAGGACCTCCCAGATAGATCCCAGCCGTGGATCCAGCCATGCAAGCAAATCCTCGCTCTCTGCTTCTGCCATCCCCTTTTAACCTCCAAAATGCCTTTCGGAAGGGCTGGATTTGCTCCATTTCTTGTTTAGCTAAGGCAGTGGCCACAGCTTCATCAAGGCAGGGTGACTCCCCCATTAATTTGGGGGAATATCTGAAGTTTGGTGTTCtgcagaataatagaatcattgTAGAAATCCTGGAAtgctttgctttggaaaggacctccaagcccatccagtcccaccccctgccatgggcagggacacctcccactggatcaggggctccgagccccatccaacctggcctggaacccctccagggatggggcagccaccactgctctgggcaccctgggccagggcctccccacctgaacagcaaaacagttctgcctaagatctcacctcaatctcccctctttcagcaaaaAGCCACTACCCATTGTAATCCAAATATCCACCCAAAAACTACAACAGCAAATAAACTTGTGCCCACATCCAGCATCCAAGACCGGTGCCAGGGATCTGCAAGCTGGGATGGAGACCCTGCGGTTTCCCTGGTGTCACTTGGGCTAATCCACACTCTCAGGCACTGGCTTGTGAATGCAGCTGGTGTTTAACATCATGGCCTTTTCCACAGGAATGAGGATCCATCCCTTGTGTCCCGCTGCCAGGTGTCATTACATTTGTAGGATGGTTTAATCTTGGAGACACCTCCCCTGCTCTTAAACCAGTTGCTCTATAgatgagggaagggatggagaagcacAGGGATTAAAGCTCTAGGATGTTGGACAGGGAAGGATGCAATTACCTGTTGAGCCTAAGAAGTATCTCTCCAAAACGGGCCCATAGCCAGCGGGGTTTTTGCTGAAGTCACCGCTGACGAAGGGCTGCGCGTGGCTCTCGGCGCCATTGAGCGGCCAGCGCTGGGTGCGGACGCTCCCCCCTCCGTACCAGGAGATGTTGGCCATGGAGAAGCAATCCTGCAGCCGGGACAACATCATCAGATGGTGAAAAACACCTCAGGGTGAGGACAAAGGAGCGAACGGTTGCATTTAGAGAGGCAGAAGCCCTGTGTACTACTCCAGTGTTGTCAGAGCAGCTGTGGCACAGGTCatttcccagggaaaaaaatcccagtccCAAGAAATTTAggtgttttctgcaaaaagCGTGTGCTCcctctttgctttctgcctCTACCGTGGTAGGGGCTACCTGGGTTTAAGTTTTCCATGCACAAGAACGGGGCTTCCAGGGACAAAATGATGCTGAAATCCCACTTGCCCACTTGGTTCCTCAGCCTGCGGGTTTATCGGAGTTACCCAGtggtggaagagaaggaagaaataagaattcATAGCAACAGTTGGAAGTGCAAATTCTGCCCTTTCTTCACCTTGAAGACCACAAAAATCCCTTAACTTTTCAGTTAAAGCTAAAGACGACGAGATCAGAGGTGACGCCACCACGCCATGCCCTGGGTTCACAAACCCGGCTTGGAAAACATCATAGAATCcgggaatggtttgggtcagaagggacctcaaagcccatccagtcccacccctgccatgggcagggacacctcccaccggatcaggggctccaagccccatccaacctggcctggaacccctccagggatggggcagccacaattgtttgtttatttctttaaatacaaagaaGGAAACCTCTCCATGCTCCATCCCACAGTGTCTCCGGGGGAATTATCACTGGAATTCacagctctccctgcctgcaTGTGCGCAGGAAAACCTTTAACCCCACCATGAAGATCTTTAACCTCACCCTGAAggcactgctgcagccctgggggaACCTGAGAGTTTTCTTCTAAGGCAAAGCCCCCGTTCTCCGAGGGCTGCTGATAAAAAGCACTTCCCTTGGCCAGACAGATCTCTTTGGGGATGTGGGGCGCTTCCCACAGGGCTGATGGGGCAGCAGGGGAATGAGGCACCCCCAGAAGCTGCTGGCACATCCCCCTCTCCTTCCAGAAACCATCCATTTTCACCTCAAAGCCTCTAAAACTCACTCCTTTCTGCCAAAGCTGGGGATCACGAGGACTTATCCTCCCGTGTGACTTCCCACGTGGGAACGGGCTTCCCCGAAAGCCTGGGAATTTGGGGCTGCGGAGGGAGGCTGGGACCCCTGGGCAGAGAAGGACCCAACTCAACACAAACAGCTGCTCAGCTCAACCTGACGCTCTTTGTTGCCCCCGATCCCAAGGCTCCCCGAGCCCTGAGCTCATTCCTGCAGCGGGGGCAGAGACAGGTTAAGTCCCTTGGAGAGGAGACGTAAATTATTAAAGTGGAAACGCTGGAGGCTCGGAATAGCTCTACCAGGTATCAGCGGGGAAAGAGAGGGGGTGTAAAGCCTGTTCTGAACTCTTAAATTTCACTGGGTCATATTTTCCAAGAGTTTGAGGTTGGgttagtggggaaaaaaaaaacctattccTTCTTGCTCGCCCTCTCAGCTGCCCCAAAGCGATGTCAGCAAAGGACGCTCAGCCCCAAACTGATGTCAACAGGGGATCACGGCTAGAGGAGAACAATTCCCCATCTCCGCAgggtcccatcctgctccctcaCCTGTCCTGAGGGCTCCCCTCGGACACGATGGCATGAcagggtttttctttcccctccctacAGCTCAATTTCAGGGTCAGCTTTTATTTACCTGAGGGAGAAAACTGGGGAGGACACAAAAGCCAAAGCCCCCGTAAGGTTTTGCAGCGTGGATGTGGACGAATCCCGTCCTGAGGGAGCTGCCGCATTCTGTCTGGGGTTGAAGAGACCTTTCCGGGCGCGTCGCCAGCATTGTGATCTGAAGCAATTATCTATCCGGTCTCTATATAAACACGGTTTTCCCACCGTGGGGTGACCCCTGCGGCACCGGGAGGAGTGACCACTGCTCCTCAGTGTTTTGGGGGCTCAACGTCGGGCCATGAGGCTTCCAAAGGCACTTTTCCCCTCTGGGaccctccagctgctggaggctTCGGATGCGGGGTGCCCTACCACAGTGTGACCTCGTGGTGCTGGGAAATGGTGTGTTCAGGCCAGATCCTCCCCACTTTGGCTCGTTTTACACCAAATGCCACATTCAGAGAAGGGCACAGGGGTCCCCATTACCTTCACTGTCACGTCGGGGCGCAGTGGGGTCCAGTGCACTCCGTAGCACTCGGTGCCGGGGGCTGGCGAGGGCTCGAGGGAGAGCCGGAGCTCGGCGTCCTCCTCCCAGGCGTAGCAGAACTGCCCTCCATCGTGCCAGCAGCGATCCCGTGGCGGAGGCGGCTCAGCGGCCGGCACGCCACCCACCGCGATCACCGCCACCGTCCGCCCTGTCGGCAGCGCCCGCAGGAGCAGGGCACCGCGCCGGCGCTCCCACAGCATCCCGCTGGCCTGGCCCCGCAGCACCCACTCCTCCGGCGGCTGCTCCAGCGCCTGCCAGGAGATGATGCCGATGGTCATGGCGAAGAAGACGGCCACGCCGAGACAGCCGAGAGCACCTTTCCAGGGCTCCGTCATCTCCCTGATGCCCGTGGTCCAAGCGGCGTCGGGGATTTGGCGCGTGGGGCGGGCGAGGGGCATGGTGCAAGCGCAGGGGGATGCTCCgactcctctttctctctcctcctgcagcagcacaagaaggaaaacactCTTCTGGGATGGCTCCCAAGGAAGAGTAAAATATGAAAGTTTCAAAAAGTAAAGCCGCAACTGTCTTCTCTTTGCTGGAACCCAAGGGTAGGGAAACCTCTCCTGAGCCTCCGTCTGCTCGCTGCCGCATGGCAAATCCCTCTGCGGGCTCGGGGCTGGCTGCGACGGCAGCTGCACCGCCAGCCCCGTGCTGGGTGTCAGCTCAGCCCCTTGGCACCCGCTCAGCGATGCTGCCCGCGGCCGCGGAGAAGTTCACGCGTGGCCAAaagccacagagcagcagccGATGGGAAGGGAGGCACCGCGGGAGCCTCCGAGAGCTCGGGGCTTTCCTTCGCCAAGCAGCGAAGCTTTGCTTCTCGGTTTGCAAAATAGCTCCAAACAGCCAGAGGgggcagaaaaaatattgttggggaaagaagggggaatGCAACACCAGTTTTTCAACCCCCCTCCCTCTTGCCTGTGAAAGAGCAGGGGGAAAAACGACCCACACGCGCGGTGCGGCAGCGCTGGTCGAGCCCTCGCTTGAGGGAATGGGACCCAGCGCTCAAGGGCTGTGACCTCGTGGCGTGGGACCAACTTCTCCCCacatcccagctgctcctgccccgCTGCCGCTCTGCCCGGCTCAGCGCACCCGCCCGCCACCTCCCAGCCCCAGTTCTTTTACCTAAAGGTGGATTAGAAGGCGCTTTGGCAGCTCCCAAAAGTGGTCAATGATGACTGCGCGTCCCAGCCTCGGTTCTCGGTCGGGTCAGGCTGCGGGTCTTTCTCCTGGGGCAGTTTTCCCTCCTGGCCACGACTGAGACCTTTGCAGCTGCGGCAACTTGATCCAAAGGAACCTCAGAGCATTATCTAGGACAAGACGCTGTGTGCGCCCTCCCACCCCGCTCCCCTGCACGCTGCACGTAGCCTCAGGGAGCTCCGTTATAAACAGGCAAGGAAGGtaagaaaataacttcaaaaagcatttatttatagGGGAATCATTTTAAAGGGATGTTTTGCAGTTATTGAGGGGGTGGTCTGGGTGAGCCCTTACTACACACCTGCGAATCCACATGGCAGGAAGCCCTGCCAGCCTGAACTTCCCAGTTCCACTGCCTGGGCAATGATGTCCATCGAAAGAGAGCAGGGATCACCTGGGAAACGCTCTCCAGCTGCCGGGTTAGCAGGGAATCACGGCCAAGCTAtgggtgatggagatgggattGGGTGCAAAGAGTTAAAGGAAGGGATCACAGCTCTCacgggacccccaaaaccagctGTCAAGGTTATGGACCAAAAAGGAGttaaaataaaggggaaaatattaaaaaagaaggaagaagagatgatGCTTCTACCAAAGAAGTTACGGGCAGGGCTGCGGGGCTCGCACTGCTCAGCACACCCCAAGACCTGGAACAAGGCAACGAGTAGATGTCAATAAAGTCCCATCCATGGTGACTCCAAGCTGTGCAGCTACAACCTAAACTGGGGCTCCCAGATTATTGGGGTGGGATTTGCCACTCCTTTCCCCAGGCTTTATAAATCCCCCTGTCCTCAGGAGAGCATGGCTGGGCTGACAACACACAGAAATGGGGCAGAGGAGCTCAGAACAACGACCCGTGGGCTGGGGCTGTGGTCCCCAGCTTCCCAGAGGGTTTAATCCCCCGTCCAGGGGAGTGAGCGAGCGATGGGGATACAGTGCGAGCCCAAAGAGTTCAGAGAGCTGCAATTCCTCATTCGTCACCCCAAAACGGGCTGGGGGGTGTCTGGTGGGGTTACTTGGAGCAGCAACGGCTCAAGGCAAAGCTCTGTCACAGGGTTTGGTCCCGGCTGTGGGATGCCAGGGGGGTGCGAGTCGTTCCCAGACGGGATTAGAGAAACTCAGGGACAGGGAGTCCGGTGGCTGCCGTTAGCGGGGCCGATGTGAAGGGTGGGAGGCTAAAAGCTTTGCTTAGAAAGCAGCTCAGCTCTTCCCAGCACACTGGGGACAAATCCTGCCAGAGGGTTCAGCAATTCAATACTTTCCTACATTACCCACTCCCAGGAACAGGCAGCTGCCATGGGGTTTGGGGCTGAACCCTCTCCCCACCCTTCCAGCACATCCTTTTTCTGGTGTGGAGGCTTTCCCACTCGCTTTCCCACCCAGCACAAATCGCAGCAGGGTCCGGCTCCCTCGAACAGCTGGAAGCTGCTTCACCTCCCTTCATCTTCCTCAAACAGCCAAGAAAAACCATGGCTCCTTGACTGGTTGGGAGAGGAAGctgggaggtggaactggatgatct contains these protein-coding regions:
- the LOC104057231 gene encoding SITS-binding protein — translated: MPLARPTRQIPDAAWTTGIREMTEPWKGALGCLGVAVFFAMTIGIISWQALEQPPEEWVLRGQASGMLWERRRGALLLRALPTGRTVAVIAVGGVPAAEPPPPRDRCWHDGGQFCYAWEEDAELRLSLEPSPAPGTECYGVHWTPLRPDVTVKDCFSMANISWYGGGSVRTQRWPLNGAESHAQPFVSGDFSKNPAGYGPVLERYFLGSTGVTVTVAPDVPLFLSLESSRHFCLETPAGRAAEPLRYLLCLSPDVVAAHQHVGSRLAGRARALPDTALLGSPIWHYHGPEGSAAKIKRGLRALAKRLKRHHLEEGVLALGEHGTAVLAAADDVPAQRRKRHEVAHAWDAAPLQLSITLSPYTSIASPLFLRSLRDGDTASHWLSLQPRAGSCAVPLLTTWKGQLCARLNVTSEAALSWFLARAQHLRQALGAAYVVFEGAEGNAFLEQAVPPPAELAGDGYTEALAAALATLGNATIISAGARSSHLPLFVQMSPLHSDWSYSGLKGLIPSVLHYSLLGYNFFIPDAVGGSLASDAPADPELYVRWLQIVTFLPVMAFSTPPWLCCDAWVLNLTRQCIKKHQDFVVPLLVKYSEEWLSLGHPIFRPVWWLSPTDATAFTIEDEFLIGDEVLVAPITEKGQTRRDIYLPGAGHLWMDTSTARVFDGGTVLGNFSASLAEVPVFVKTS